One region of Populus trichocarpa isolate Nisqually-1 chromosome 4, P.trichocarpa_v4.1, whole genome shotgun sequence genomic DNA includes:
- the LOC112327281 gene encoding beta-glucosidase 12 isoform X1, which translates to MGSIDDFSRNSFPDDFVFGTSSSAYQYEGETNKHGRGPAIWDTFTVEHTERINDHSNGNVAVDFYHRYKEDVQRMKEMGMDAFRFSISWSRVLPHGRLSAGVNEEGIKFYNDLIDDLLKNGLQPYVTLFHWDTPQALEDKYGGFLSPNIVNDFRDFADLCFQNFGDRVKKWITLNEPWMFSVQGYDMGTMAPGRISVVVNDPHRSLNTGATEVYTVSHHLLLAHAAAVKLYKEKYQSCQGGQIGITLVSHWFEPYSNSEADQNATKRSLDFMLGWFMDPLTNGDYPRNMHDFVGGRLPEFTAEESKMLKGSYDFIGINYYTTYYAQNIDANYQSVGFMSDARANWTGERNGIPIGPQAGVKWLYIYPEGISRLLNYTKDLYGSPTIYITENGVDDVNNNASSLKEALNDPIREKSYKDHLKNVLRSINEHGVDVKGFFAWSLMDNFEWGSGYAVRFGLYYVDYKNDLKRYPKQSVKWFKQFLRRDSHSPIPHTYPLITSNETSKIEDSLVRDAKRPRNA; encoded by the exons ATGGGAAGCATTGATGACTTCAGCCGTAATTCTTTCCCAGATGATTTTGTTTTCGGAACATCCTCATCAGCTTACCAG TATGAAGgtgaaacaaacaaacatggtAGAGGACCAGCTATATGGGACACTTTCACTGTGGAACATACAG AGAGAATAAATGATCATAGCAACGGAAATGTAGCTGTTGATTTCTATCATCGCTATAAG GAAGACGtgcaaagaatgaaagaaatggGAATGGATGCTTTCAGATTCTCCATTTCTTGGTCTAGAGTATTACCAc ATGGCAGGTTAAGTGCTGGAGTAAACGAAGAAGGCATCAAATTTTATAACGATCTCATTGATGACCTCCTTAAGAATG GTTTGCAGCCTTACGTTACTCTCTTTCACTGGGATACTCCACAAGCTTTGGAAGATAAATATGGTGGTTTCTTAAGTCCTAACATTGT AAATGATTTCCGAGACTTTGCCGACCTTTGTTTCCAAAATTTTGGAGATCGGGTGAAGAAGTGGATTACTTTGAACGAGCCATGGATGTTCAGTGTTCAAGGTTATGACATGGGCACGATGGCACCCGGTAGGATTTCTGTCGTTGTAAATGATCCACACCGATCCTTAAACACTGGTGCCACTGAAGTGTATACGGTTAGCCATCATTTGTTGCTTGCTCATGCTGCGGCAGTGAAACTATACAAGGAAAAATATCAGTCATGTCAAGGTGGACAGATTGGGATAACGCTTGTTTCTCATTGGTTTGAACCTTACTCAAACAGTGAAGCTGATCAAAATGCAACCAAAAGAAGCCTCGACTTCATGCTTGGTTGGTTCATGGATCCTTTAACTAATGGTGACTATCCACGTAACATGCATGATTTTGTTGGTGGAAGATTGCCCGAGTTCACTGCCGAGGAATCTAAGATGTTGAAGGGATCGTATGATTTTATTGGAATTAATTACTACACAACATATTATGCTCAAAATATCGATGCAAATTATCAGAGTGTTGGATTCATGTCAGATGCTCGTGCTAATTGGACAG GAGAGAGAAATGGAATCCCAATAGGTCCACAGGCTGGTGTAAAATGGCTTTATATTTATCCCGAAGGCATCAGCAGGCTTTTGAATTACACCAAAGATCTATACGGGAGCCCAACAATTTACATTACTGAGAATG GGGTTGATGACGTAAATAACAATGCTTCATCACTAAAGGAAGCTCTTAATGATCCCATAAgagaaaaatcttacaaagaCCACCTCAAGAATGTTTTGAGATCCATCaa TGAGCATGGTGTTGATGTTAAGGGATTTTTTGCTTGGTCTTTAATGGACAATTTCGAATGGGGAAGTGGTTATGCTGTGAGGTTCGGCCTCTACTATGTTGATtacaaaaatgatttgaaacgATATCCTAAACAATCAGTCAAGTGGTTCAAGCAGTTTCTTAGAAGAGACTCCCACAGTCCTATTCCACATACGTATCCTCTGATTACTTCTAATGAAACGTCGAAAATTGAAGATAGTTTGGTTCGGGATGCTAAAAGGCCAAGAAATGCCTGA
- the LOC112327281 gene encoding beta-glucosidase 12 isoform X7 has translation MGSIDDFSRNSFPDDFVFGTSSSAYQYEGETNKHGRGPAIWDTFTVEHTERINDHSNGNVAVDFYHRYKEDVQRMKEMGMDAFRFSISWSRVLPHGRLSAGVNEEGIKFYNDLIDDLLKNGLQPYVTLFHWDTPQALEDKYGGFLSPNIVNDFRDFADLCFQNFGDRVKKWITLNEPWMFSVQGYDMGTMAPGRISVVVNDPHRSLNTGATEVYTVSHHLLLAHAAAVKLYKEKYQSCQGGQIGITLVSHWFEPYSNSEADQNATKRSLDFMLGWFMDPLTNGDYPRNMHDFVGGRLPEFTAEESKMLKGSYDFIGINYYTTYYAQNIDANYQSVGFMSDARANWTGERNGIPIGPQAGVKWLYIYPEGISRLLNYTKDLYGSPTIYITENGVDDVNNNASSLKEALNDPIREKSYKDHLKNVLRSINELIFFIY, from the exons ATGGGAAGCATTGATGACTTCAGCCGTAATTCTTTCCCAGATGATTTTGTTTTCGGAACATCCTCATCAGCTTACCAG TATGAAGgtgaaacaaacaaacatggtAGAGGACCAGCTATATGGGACACTTTCACTGTGGAACATACAG AGAGAATAAATGATCATAGCAACGGAAATGTAGCTGTTGATTTCTATCATCGCTATAAG GAAGACGtgcaaagaatgaaagaaatggGAATGGATGCTTTCAGATTCTCCATTTCTTGGTCTAGAGTATTACCAc ATGGCAGGTTAAGTGCTGGAGTAAACGAAGAAGGCATCAAATTTTATAACGATCTCATTGATGACCTCCTTAAGAATG GTTTGCAGCCTTACGTTACTCTCTTTCACTGGGATACTCCACAAGCTTTGGAAGATAAATATGGTGGTTTCTTAAGTCCTAACATTGT AAATGATTTCCGAGACTTTGCCGACCTTTGTTTCCAAAATTTTGGAGATCGGGTGAAGAAGTGGATTACTTTGAACGAGCCATGGATGTTCAGTGTTCAAGGTTATGACATGGGCACGATGGCACCCGGTAGGATTTCTGTCGTTGTAAATGATCCACACCGATCCTTAAACACTGGTGCCACTGAAGTGTATACGGTTAGCCATCATTTGTTGCTTGCTCATGCTGCGGCAGTGAAACTATACAAGGAAAAATATCAGTCATGTCAAGGTGGACAGATTGGGATAACGCTTGTTTCTCATTGGTTTGAACCTTACTCAAACAGTGAAGCTGATCAAAATGCAACCAAAAGAAGCCTCGACTTCATGCTTGGTTGGTTCATGGATCCTTTAACTAATGGTGACTATCCACGTAACATGCATGATTTTGTTGGTGGAAGATTGCCCGAGTTCACTGCCGAGGAATCTAAGATGTTGAAGGGATCGTATGATTTTATTGGAATTAATTACTACACAACATATTATGCTCAAAATATCGATGCAAATTATCAGAGTGTTGGATTCATGTCAGATGCTCGTGCTAATTGGACAG GAGAGAGAAATGGAATCCCAATAGGTCCACAGGCTGGTGTAAAATGGCTTTATATTTATCCCGAAGGCATCAGCAGGCTTTTGAATTACACCAAAGATCTATACGGGAGCCCAACAATTTACATTACTGAGAATG GGGTTGATGACGTAAATAACAATGCTTCATCACTAAAGGAAGCTCTTAATGATCCCATAAgagaaaaatcttacaaagaCCACCTCAAGAATGTTTTGAGATCCATCaa